A portion of the Bacillus sp. es.034 genome contains these proteins:
- a CDS encoding Crp/Fnr family transcriptional regulator: MFQEGKAAHELYLIKSGRVQISKVIPDGRELSLRICSTDDVIGELTLFSKEAYYMLSAKILEDTTVYVLPKERFEETLSQNGDLTIQWLKWIQIQNQQNQTKFRDLILHGKKGALYSTLIRMTNTYGKAVNAGILIDLPLTNQKLANFCGSSREVVNRLLGDLKKDDVLMSEKGYITILDLDYLKNEIDCENCPVSICRID; this comes from the coding sequence TTGTTTCAAGAAGGAAAAGCTGCTCACGAGTTATATTTGATCAAAAGCGGTCGGGTTCAAATAAGCAAAGTCATTCCCGATGGACGGGAATTGTCCCTGCGCATCTGTTCAACTGATGATGTCATCGGAGAATTGACTTTATTCAGTAAAGAAGCCTACTACATGCTCAGCGCGAAAATACTTGAGGACACGACGGTTTATGTTTTACCGAAAGAAAGGTTTGAAGAAACCCTTTCCCAAAATGGTGATTTGACAATACAATGGCTGAAATGGATACAAATTCAAAATCAGCAGAATCAGACAAAATTTCGCGACCTCATCCTTCATGGAAAAAAAGGAGCCCTGTATTCTACCCTGATCCGCATGACCAATACCTATGGGAAAGCCGTTAACGCCGGTATCCTGATCGACCTGCCCTTAACCAACCAGAAATTGGCCAATTTTTGTGGATCATCCAGGGAAGTCGTGAACAGATTATTGGGTGACTTGAAGAAAGACGACGTCCTTATGTCGGAAAAAGGATATATTACGATCTTAGATCTTGATTATCTGAAGAATGAAATTGACTGTGAAAATTGCCCGGTCTCCATTTGCAGGATTGATTGA
- a CDS encoding undecaprenyl-diphosphate phosphatase encodes MDFYLIMKYLFLGIFQGFTEPIPISSSGHLLLAQHFLGIKDTTLTFEMLVNTASLLAVLIIYREDIIRLIVNGLGYFKEKTPETKRDFHFIIYLLIGTIPAGVIGVLFGDVIEEHLTSVITVGITLIVTGIALWMIRNLRGRKNDGDLNVKDAIIIGLAQAVALIPGISRSGATIVAAMASGMKAETALRFSFLLYIPVSVGVMVFGISDLMGDPNLASMAIPYTVAFIASLIASYFSLKWFMNIMAKGNLKYFAIYCVAVGAAVLIFT; translated from the coding sequence ATGGATTTTTATTTGATTATGAAATACTTATTTTTGGGGATTTTTCAAGGGTTCACGGAACCGATCCCGATTTCATCCAGTGGACACCTGCTGCTCGCTCAGCATTTCCTTGGAATCAAAGACACAACTCTGACCTTTGAAATGCTGGTTAATACGGCATCACTACTCGCTGTTCTCATCATTTACCGGGAAGACATCATTCGTCTCATCGTAAACGGACTCGGTTATTTCAAGGAGAAAACACCCGAAACCAAACGTGATTTTCATTTCATTATATACTTGCTGATCGGGACAATCCCTGCCGGGGTGATCGGTGTACTATTCGGCGATGTCATTGAGGAACATCTTACTTCTGTCATCACGGTAGGCATCACACTCATCGTTACAGGTATCGCCCTTTGGATGATCCGTAACCTGAGAGGAAGAAAAAATGATGGAGACCTAAATGTAAAGGACGCAATCATCATTGGTCTTGCACAGGCAGTTGCCCTCATCCCTGGAATCAGTCGGTCAGGTGCAACGATCGTTGCTGCCATGGCAAGCGGTATGAAGGCAGAGACAGCCCTCCGTTTCTCGTTCCTTCTTTATATTCCCGTCAGTGTGGGCGTCATGGTATTTGGAATAAGCGACTTGATGGGAGATCCGAACCTCGCTTCCATGGCAATTCCATATACAGTTGCCTTTATTGCATCCTTGATCGCTTCTTACTTCTCATTGAAGTGGTTCATGAATATCATGGCAAAAGGGAACTTGAAATATTTCGCTATTTATTGTGTTGCGGTCGGAGCAGCGGTCCTTATTTTCACATAA
- a CDS encoding metal-sulfur cluster assembly factor has product MDQDLKDNLMGALEQVVDPELGIDIVNLGLVYDVDLDEEGKATVTMTLTSMGCPLAGTIVDQVKTALSDIPEVKETEVDIVWNPPWSKDNMSRYAKIALGIR; this is encoded by the coding sequence ATGGATCAAGATCTAAAAGATAATTTGATGGGTGCATTAGAGCAGGTTGTCGACCCTGAATTAGGAATAGACATAGTGAATTTAGGTTTAGTGTATGATGTGGATCTCGATGAAGAAGGAAAGGCAACAGTCACCATGACCCTGACTTCAATGGGATGTCCCCTGGCCGGAACCATTGTGGATCAAGTAAAAACAGCACTGAGCGACATTCCCGAAGTGAAAGAAACAGAGGTAGACATCGTCTGGAATCCACCATGGAGCAAAGACAATATGTCCCGCTATGCGAAAATCGCATTGGGAATCAGGTAA